One Actinoplanes missouriensis 431 DNA segment encodes these proteins:
- a CDS encoding DUF2510 domain-containing protein: protein MSSPAQPPGAPAGWYTDPHGLPALRWWDGREWTAHLQPGAAAVPPAMPAAAPAGEPLPGAHTSPRPTFASPRGYSMQPIDAVSAQLGYTTPAVPPSVPSSPSAPPSGPSSPSAPPSGPSSPSAPPSGPSSPSALSPGPSSGPSSGPWGSPAGGDDGRSGAASVRNRAVIVGAVSLLVNPLLLCSILAIVLGVRGLAGSRPMAVLAISLGTAGVLTHVAFVLLLNHLL from the coding sequence ATGAGCAGTCCCGCGCAGCCGCCGGGGGCGCCCGCCGGCTGGTACACCGATCCGCACGGCCTGCCGGCCCTGCGCTGGTGGGACGGCCGGGAGTGGACCGCGCACCTCCAGCCGGGCGCGGCAGCGGTGCCGCCGGCGATGCCCGCCGCAGCGCCCGCCGGGGAGCCGCTGCCCGGCGCGCACACGAGCCCGCGGCCGACGTTCGCTTCCCCGCGTGGGTACTCCATGCAGCCGATCGACGCGGTGTCGGCGCAGCTCGGTTACACGACGCCGGCCGTGCCGCCTTCCGTGCCGTCGTCCCCGTCAGCGCCGCCTTCCGGGCCGTCGTCCCCGTCAGCGCCGCCTTCCGGGCCGTCGTCCCCGTCAGCGCCGCCTTCCGGGCCGTCGTCCCCGTCAGCGCTGTCTCCCGGGCCTTCGTCCGGGCCCTCGTCCGGGCCGTGGGGCTCGCCGGCGGGCGGTGACGACGGGCGGTCCGGTGCGGCTTCGGTCCGGAACCGGGCCGTGATCGTCGGGGCGGTCAGCCTGCTGGTCAATCCGCTGCTGCTCTGCTCGATCCTGGCGATCGTCCTCGGAGTCCGCGGGCTCGCCGGTTCCCGTCCCATGGCCGTCCTCGCGATAAGCCTCGGCACAGCCGGAGTGCTGACCCACGTCGCCTTCGTCCTGCTCCTGAACCATCTCCTTTGA